A region from the Palaemon carinicauda isolate YSFRI2023 chromosome 16, ASM3689809v2, whole genome shotgun sequence genome encodes:
- the LOC137655239 gene encoding uncharacterized protein has product MNKPSPENLTIYRRLEKQVQDVKKNSREKYWIKFMQGINEKTPPCEVARRVRIAQGKTNREPLHPNPRERANELMTKWASDASNDSLPIKVRMAVEKRIRKKIKKLREALKKIGKCDDKPFTEQELQETLRSGKSTAPGLDGITYNAIRFLTTVSGNPVLKLYNMIWSGQPIPKAWKKSLIIPVPKPGKPGEFRPISLTSCLCKVFERMLLNRLNFFIRKKLSKNFYGYIPGRSTHHCIHRVSAALGLKYTVFIDLKGAFDRASHIIILTELAEMIEGRLLQLIMDYLTDRVSCVYFEGVQSRWEKMELGTPQGGVLSPTLFNILMNVLGKINIPGIIITIYADDIVVQASTDKRIKRAIRACTSLCNSIGLVISPEKTKMIARGTRNPLILHIQGQRIEKVAQYKYMGVILSNRCHKLYEVKRIVQASAMRLRLLWKVACGSEGASVPMVKQLYTSMIRSIIDYSSSMLLPLRKSYIGILEIIQNKAARSILGAPKSVRQEILRNEACLKPIHHRLATTAIIQLYRSIMTDDDGLTRDTLIHSYPKRLKNGWVTAARKLIEAFSMKEYLDVTKIDVKSIPPWSIPETEILLSSLKGKKEEMNPALLKNEYFQRLDSIPGERVHYYTDGSLLEDGRAGSAVTVYQNGAEVHSLSLRSTYGCSVLQSELLGITAALSIIKRNRDNAIIATDSLSALQSLTPRKAEANTIVRRAIDLLSQIKQAGRMVAFIWVPSHIGIRGNERADELAKEGARKERVDYKLTPSLNMLKDSVGMEIMNSYNERIEMLKETHTSIRKYLEITEGKPPDYKLLGLESRREQTTYSRLRMQNRYLWEVLPAASPSDTCCRLCGGLRKHTLSHYLMECEEITYYRPRGLSGVDLLKHFLQPGVLKNVVATHPKFACSR; this is encoded by the coding sequence ATGAATAAACCCAGCCCAGAAAACCTAACAATATATAGAAGACTAGAAAAACAAGTGCAAGATGTTAAAAAGAACTCAAGAGAGAAGTACTGGATTAAGTTTATGCAAGGCATCAATGAAAAAACACCTCCTTGTGAGGTCGCAAGGCGAGTGAGGATAGCCCAAGGGAAGACAAACAGAGAACCACTCCATCCGAATCCAAGAGAAAGAGCAAATGAACTTATGACAAAGTGGGCATCTGATGCAAGCAATGATTCATTACCTATCAAGGTTAGAATGGCTGTTGagaaaaggataaggaagaaaataaagaagttaaGAGAAGCGCTTAAGAAGATAGGGAAGTGTGATGACAAACCCTTCACAGAACAAGAGCTGCAGGAAACTTTAAGGAGTGGGAAGTCTACTGCACCCGGATTAGATGGGATTACATATAATGCTATCAGGTTCCTCACAACAGTGAGTGGAAATCCAGTTCTGAAACTCTACAACATGATATGGTCTGGGCAGCCCATACCCAAAGCATGGAAGAAGTCCCTCATAATACCAGTACCAAAACCAGGAAAGCCAGGTGAATTTCGACCCATTTCATTAACATCATGTCTGtgcaaggtatttgaaagaatgttACTAAACAGGCTTAATTTCTTTATTAGGAAAAAGCTGTCAAAGAATTTCTATGGCTACATACCTGGGAGGAGCACACACCACTGTATTCATAGAGTAAGTGCAGCCTTAGGGTTAAAATACACAGTGTTCATAGATTTAAAGGGGGCCTTTGATAGGGCTAGCCATATAATTATTTTGACTGAGCTAGCAGAAATGATAGAAGGAAGACTCCTACAGCTTATAATGGACTACCTAACAGATAGAGTCAGTTGTGTCTACTTTGAAGGCGTACAATCAAGATGGGAAAAAATGGAATTGGGTACCCCTCAGGGAGGTGTTCTATCACCTACTCTTTTTAATATTCTAATGAATGTACTTGGGAAAATTAATATACCAGGAATCATAATaaccatatatgcagatgacatagtggtaCAAGCTAGCACAGATAAGAGAATAAAAAGGGCAATTAGGGCTTGCACATCATTATGTAACAGCATAGGATTAGTCATATCACCTGAAAAAACAAAGATGATAGCAAGGGGCACACGCAACCCCCTGATACTGCACATACAAGGGCAAAGAATAGAGAAGGTAGCCCAATACAAGTACATGGGTGTCATACTCAGTAACAGGTGTCATAAATTGTATGAAGTTAAGAGAATAGTTCAGGCTTCAGCAATGAGATTGCGCCTTCTTTGGAAAGTAGCATGTGGCTCTGAGGGTGCAAGTGTACCAATGGTAAAGCAACTCTATACATCTATGATAAGATCAATCATTGATTACAGTAGTAGCATGTTGCTGCCACTGAGGAAGAGCTATATTGGTATCCTAGAAATCATCCAGAACAAGGCTGCAAGAAGTATACTAGGGGCACCTAAAAGTGTCAGGCAAGAAATATTAAGGAATGAGGCATGTCTGAAGCCAATACATCATAGATTAGCAACAACAGCGATCATCCAGTTGTATAGGTCTATCATGACAgatgacgatggattaacgagagaTACTCTAATTCACAGCTACCCTAAAAGACTAAAGAATGGTTGGGTTACTGCAGCAAGAAAACTAATAGAGGCCTTTAGCATGAAAGAATATCTAGACGTAACCAAGATAGATGTAAAAAGCATTCCACCATGGAGTATACCAGAGACTGAGATACTGCTTTCATctttaaaagggaaaaaggaagaaaTGAATCCTGCATTGTTGAAGAATGAATATTTTCAGAGGCTGGACAGTATTCCAGGGGAACGAGTTCATTATTACACAGATGGGTCACTTCTGGAAGATGGGAGAGCAGGGAGCGCAGTAACTGTGTATCAGAATGGAGCAGAGGTACACTCTCTGTCCCTACGATCGACATATGGATGCTCCGTACTACAGTCAGAACTGCTGGGTATTACGGCTGCACTAAGCATTATAAAAAGGAATAGGGACAATGCCATAATAGCAACAGACAGCCTGAGTGCCCTGCAATCTCTAACACCAAGAAAAGCTGAAGCAAACACCATAGTGAGAAGAGCTATAGACCTGCTGTCACAAATCAAACAAGCAGGCAGAATGGTTGCATTTATATGGGTGCCCTCACATATTGGAATCAGAGGCAATGAGAGAGCTGATGAGCTCGCTAAAGAAGGCGCAAGGAAGGAGAGAGTAGACTACAAACTGACACCATCCCTGAATATGTTGAAGGACTCTgttggaatggaaataatgaatagttacaatgagagaatagagatgctcaaagaaacacacacatcaataagaaaatatcttgaaattactgAAGGAAAACCACCTGATTACAAACTCCTTGGACTAGAGAGCAGAAGAGAACAAACAACGTATAGCAGACTTAGGATGCAGAATCGATACCTATGGGAGGTGCTGCCAGCTGCCAGTCCATCAGACACATGCTGCAGACTATGTGGTGGGCTAAGGAAGCACACTCTCAGTCATTATCTCATGGAATGTGAAGAAATTACTTATTACAGGCCACGGGGACTGAGTGGGGTTGACCTGCTCAAGCATTTTCTGCAACCTGGTGTGCTGAAAAATGTTGTTGCTACTCATCCTAAATTTGCTTGCTCCAGATAA